Proteins found in one Triticum aestivum cultivar Chinese Spring chromosome 4D, IWGSC CS RefSeq v2.1, whole genome shotgun sequence genomic segment:
- the LOC123099989 gene encoding uncharacterized protein has protein sequence MQIKLGRHTQESDNQGAMYATKPLSLFMSHPEAASRPPPDGRNSGYLVVKGDDDAGDDETCCWGQCGGTRVRDLPFPQNRVLTLRYTEHHGQSSTTYTDSVIFVPVPDQPVASNRYYAVVASGKRKGLVRTCSREEDMTPCCFCRCINDVKPQPFDPADLYQQIEIVQRRRGRFTAKAVAADGFPNYLYRKKYWRVYASKPTKNRLDLGDAPGLNVALRSRQLADASLLVASPAATAVSTAVGKWYCPFYLIKEDGVSSSEQMDRAAFYEVALEQRWEPVQQTDNGSKLYSSKVLIGGSLEARQEVSSGASRHGDGYVWFRAAAGQSVGVCASVWERLRWEEYRGGWVDEEEEAEKVAGRSVLVERFVVKRMDRTVVVAFDFVHLNKVRGKQA, from the coding sequence ATGCAAATTAAACTTGGAAGACACACACAGGAATCAGACAATCAAGGAGCCATGTACGCGACCAAGCCGCTCTCTCTCTTCATGAGCCACCCGGAGGCGGCTTCCCGGCCGCCGCCGGACGGCCGAAACTCAGGCTACCTCGTCGTGAAGGGCGACGACGACGCGGGCGACGACGAGACGTGCTGCTGGGGGCAGTGCGGCGGGACGCGCGTGCGCGACCTCCCGTTCCCGCAGAACCGCGTGCTGACGCTCCGCTACACGGAGCACCACGGGCAGAGCAGCACCACCTACACCGACTCCGTCATCTTCGTGCCCGTCCCCGACCAGCCCGTCGCCTCCAACCGCTACTACGCCGTCGTCGCCTCGGGCAAGCGCAAGGGGCTCGTCCGGACCTGCTCCCGCGAGGAGGACATGACCCCGTGCTGCTTCTGCCGCTGCATCAACGACGTCAAGCCGCAGCCGTTCGACCCCGCCGACCTCTACCAGCAGATCGAGATCGTCCAGCGCCGCCGCGGCCGGTTCACGGCCAAGGCCGTCGCCGCCGACGGCTTCCCCAACTACCTCTACCGCAAGAAGTACTGGCGCGTGTACGCCTCCAAGCCCACCAAGAACCGCCTCGACCTCGGCGACGCGCCGGGCCTCAACGTGGCGCTCCGGTCGCGCCAGCTCGCCGACGCGAGCCTCCTCGTCGCCTCCCCCGCGGCGACGGCGGTGTCGACGGCTGTGGGAAAATGGTACTGCCCGTTCTATCTCATCAAAGAAGACGGCGTGTCCTCGTCGGAGCAGATGGACCGCGCCGCCTTCTACGAGGTGGCGCTCGAGCAGCGCTGGGAGCCAGTCCAGCAGACAGATAACGGCTCTAAGCTGTACAGCAGCAAGGTGCTCATCGGCGGGAGCCTGGAGGCGAGGCAGGAGGTGTCCAGCGGCGCCTCGCGGCACGGTGACGGGTACGTGTGGTTCAGAGCCGCGGCCGGGCAGAGCGTGGGGGTGTGCGCGAGCGTGTGGGAGAGGCTGCGGTGGGAGGAGTACAGGGGCGGGTGggtcgacgaggaggaggaggccgagaagGTGGCCGGCCGGTCGGTGCTGGTGGAGAGGTTCGTCGTCAAGAGGATGGACAGGACCGTCGTGGTGGCCTTTGACTTTGTGCATCTCAACAAGGTCAGGGGGAAGCAGGCGTGA
- the LOC123097743 gene encoding mitoferrin, producing MPGPGDGLDHRGATNASSPSPPPKWRHLLQISPPPLHYSSTLAPSPAPFPLKTLTLAAPLAMAADYRTPDRLLPAAAAAEGPAQDPPKPALGVAGPAAAATHDGLRFWQYMLAGSVAGVVEHTAMFPVDTLKTHMQAASPPCRPTLSLGAALRAAVAGEGGALALYRGLPAMALGAGPAHAVYFSVYEFAKSRLSDRFGPNNPAAHASSGVLATIASDAVFTPMDTVKQRLQLTSSPYTGVAHCVRTVFRDEGLRAFFVSYRTTVLMNAPYTAVHFSTYEAAKRVLGDMAADEESLAVHATAGAAAGALAAALTTPLDVVKTQLQCQGVCGCERFASSSIGDVFRTIIKRDGYVGLMRGWKPRMLFHAPAAAICWSTYEASKSFFERFNEKRRK from the exons ATGCCTGGACCTGGAGATGGACTTGACCACCGGGGCGCCACCaacgcctcctccccctcccctccgcCTAAATGGCGACATCTCCTCCAAATCTCGCCTCCTCCTCTTCATTATTCCTCCACcctcgccccctcccccgcccCGTTCCCGctcaaaaccctaaccctagcggcGCCCCTCGCCATGGCCGCCGACTACCGCACCCCCGACaggctcctccccgccgccgccgccgccgaggggcCGGCCCAGGACCCGCCCAAGCCGGCCCTGGGCGTCGCggggccggccgccgccgcgacccACGACGGTCTGCGCTTCTGGCAGTACATGCTCGCCGGctccgtcgccggcgtcgtcgagcaCACGGCCATGTTCCCGGTCGACACTCTCAAGACGCACATGCaggccgcctcgccgccctgccgcccgaccCTCTCGCTGGGGGCCGCGCTGCGGGCCGCCGTCGCCGGGGAGGGCGGCGCGCTCGCGCTCTACCGCGGCCTCCCCGCCATGGCCCTCGGTGCCGGCCCCGCCCACGCCGTCTACTTCTCCGTCTACGAGTTCGCCAAGTCGCGCCTCTCGGACCGGTTCGGCCCCAACAACCCCGCGGCGCACGCCTCCTCGGGGGTGCTCGCCACCATCGCCAGCGATGCGGTCTTCACCCCGATGGACACCGTCAAGCAGCGGCTGCAGCTCACGAGCAGCCCCTACACCGGCGTCGCGCACTGCGTCCGCACCGTGTTCCGCGACGAGGGCCTCAGGGCCTTCTTCGTGTCGTACCGGACCACGGTGCTTATGAACGCGCCCTACACCGCCGTCCACTTCTCCACCTACGAGGCGGCCAAGCGTGTGCTCGGAGACATGGCAGCTGACGAGGAGTCGCTTGCCGTGCACGCCACTGCAGGTGCTGCCGCCGGTGCTCTAGCAGCCGCGTTGACCACACCACTCGACGTTGTCAAGACGCAGCTGCAGTGCCAG GGTGTATGCGGCTGTGAACGCTTTGCTAGTAGCTCTATAGGAGATGTGTTTAGAACGATTATAAAGCGCGATGGATACGTTGGGCTCATGAGGGGATGGAAGCCGAGAATGCTGTTCCACGCACCAGCAGCTGCCATCTGCTGGTCCACATACGAAGCCTCGAAGTCGTTCTTTGAAAGATTTAATGAGAAAAGGAGAAAATAG
- the LOC123097744 gene encoding uncharacterized protein, with product MPAPRPQQQLLAAAWSLGLLCLAAAEGGGGSCELSVERGGALYNFSLAAPTPAHRHGVLSEDGFYKVAMNDSVIWFQLCDQMIFNFDPPVCLHCEDCGGPLRCGTQCSALASNNIGGYDVCTTIGRASGSHISLIDDGNPQKGVIFKMFSSKCSISVFIFCDSAVAQLPDKFTQSGSCDYVTILRHPSGCARSVSDAGNGWGWLGTSFITILCLLGGYILIGAIYRYYFLGIHSVEAIPNLEFWISLPQRIKSMFVRSRRNPRSQSRDTRGPYTTVNH from the exons ATGCCTGCGCCGAGACCGCAGCAGCAGCTCCTCGCGGCGGCGTGGAGCCTCGGCCTGCTCTGCCTCGCCGCCGCGGAAGGTGGAGGCGGCTCCTGCGAGCTCTCGGTCGAGCGCGGTGGCGCGCTCTACAACTTCAGCCTCGCGGCGCCGACGCCGGCCCACCGCCACGGCGTCCTCAGCGAGGATGG GTTTTACAAAGTGGCCATGAACGATTCAGTCATCTGGTTCCAG CTCTGCGATCAGATGATATTCAACTTTGACCCACCTGTCTGTCTTCACTGTGAG GACTGTGGTGGTCCATTGCGGTGTGGCACCCAATGCAGCGCACTTGCGTCAAATAACATTGGAG GGTATGATGTTTGTACAACCATTGGAAGGGCATCTGGATCCCATATATCTCTAATAG ATGACGGTAATCCCCAAAAGGGTGTCATTTTCAAGATGTTTTCATCAAAGTGTTCTATTTCTGTTTTCATCTTCTGTGATTCAGCTGTAGCCCAA CTACCAGATAAATTTACCCAATCTGGAAGTTGTGATTAC GTTACGATACTTAGACACCCTTCTGGGTGTGCAAGATCAGTGTCTGATGCTGGAAATGGCTGGGGATGGTTAGGCACTTCGTTCATAAC aattttgtgccttcttggaGGGTACATTCTGATTGGTGCAATCTATAGATATTATTTCCTCGGCATTCATTCTGTAGAG GCCATTCCGAACCTGGAATTTTGGATCAGTTTGCCACAGAGAATTAAG AGCATGTTTGTTCGTTCAAGAAGAAACCCAAGAAGTCAGAGCAGAGACACTAGAGGACCATACACCACTGTAAACCACTGA